From the Cryptomeria japonica chromosome 2, Sugi_1.0, whole genome shotgun sequence genome, one window contains:
- the LOC131873661 gene encoding uncharacterized protein LOC131873661, translated as MRQYTEHKELARPGITRFATNFITLQSMLRCKMALRRMIVGEEWSSSSYAATPAGKDMADCIFDERGFWSPCDEIVKFVKPLVVLLRVADGEKPAMGYIYEGMDRAKEGIKSIYVGDESKYGPIWQIIDKRWHHQLHRPIHAAAYYLNPTFHFSPTFRADAEVLDGLYSVMEKMAPVGCTQTDLMRELQLFSNAQGETFSRPIAKESRTTMMPGKNKL; from the exons atgagacaatacacagagcataaggagttagctcgtccaggaatcacaagatttgccacaaacttcatcacattgcagtccatgcttcgtTGTAAGatggccttgagacgtatgattgttggtgaggagtggtcttcctcatcctatgctgccaccccagcagggaaagatatggcagactgcatttttgatgagcgaggcttttggagcccttgtgatgagatagtgaag tttgttaagcccttggtggttttgttgcgagttgcggatggagaaaagcccgcaatgggctacatatatgagggcatggatagggcgaaagagggcatcaaatctatctatgtaggagatgagagcaagtatggtcccatttggcagatcattgataagagatggcatcatcagcttcataggcccatccatgcagcagcctattatTTGAATCCGACATTCCATTTTAGCCCTACTTTCAGGGCTGATGCGGAGGTCCTTGATGGGCTATACTCAGTCATGGAGAAGATGGCACCTGTTGGTTGTACTCAGACAGATCTTATgcgagagctacagttgttctcaaatgcacaaggggagaccttttctcgtcctatcgccaaagaaagtaggacaactatgatgccaggtaaaaataaattgtaa